From the Chanos chanos chromosome 7, fChaCha1.1, whole genome shotgun sequence genome, the window CCACTAAATCATTAGCTCATACATATGccttccttttctccttctgtaATCCTTTTACCTTTGATTTGACCTTTCACTTGAGATATTACAGATGTGatgtttaaaagcttttttaaaagaataagTGTATAAGGGTTAATGAATTGTTTGGCTGGGCttgatttatacatttatttcagaaatgCAAGCATATATTCAAATTTCAAAGTAAAATTTACGTTTCTTGTGTAATGCATGTGTATGGGACAAATGGGAaggtcactgaaaacacacaactgtaaaaaaaaaaatgccagcaCTATGCAGGACAGAAACTTGCataatttttcctctttttgtctgtcttagGCAGTGACATCAGCCATTATTTTGCAAGACTAAAAGTCAGATGTATGTATTTCATCAGGTGAGGGCAAAGAAACTAATCCTACTACTGAGAAATGCTAACATGTAGGGATACATAAATACAGACGTATCATTGATTTCTTGTTCAACCCTGATTTCTGTGTCAAATACTCTCTTTATTCACAACCGTGTATttctttgtggttttttttacttgttttttaaACCTAGACCCAAACAATTAGGCACACAAGGACATACATGTTATTTTTGGAATGAAAAGTGATCAAAAGAAAAGTGATCAAAACTCAGTAATATCACAAATGGtgctgacataaaaaaaaaaaaaagttttaaatcaCTGAGTTCTTTCCACAACAAACTGTCTTGGtactgtcaaacacagccatgtaGAGGAGGGGGTGAATGCACATGTTTAATGTAGCCAATCCCTTCGATATTTGGTATGTGTTGTACTGCAAacacgttttcttttttggaataTAGTGATGAATCTGCAAAATGTGATAGGGAATAAAAGACAGGGCATAGAGTGTGCACACTGAGCCCACCAACAAAGccactttccttttctcctgtgACCTGATTTTGGCATTTTTGAAAACCACCCTAATCAGACCTATGTATGATGCAAAAGTCAGCACCAATGGTATCAAAAACCCAAGGACAGTCAGAGAAAGTCTGTAATTAAAGTGCGACAGTTCAATCTCCCCTCCTTTGATCTTAGAGACACAGTGAGTtgtgttcttttcctctctgagtTGTGTACTGGCATATTTGAGAACTGGTGAAGAGATGATAGCTACTATGACCCAGACTAACACACTGGTGATCTTGGCATGTCTAGGGTGCACATGGTTATGTGTGAAGATGGGATGAACAATAGCTATAtatctgtttacactgatgcacaaaatgaaaaaaatgctcaCGTAGAGGTTACAGGTGAAAAGGAAACGCTCAATTTTGCATGCAGCGACACCAAAGGTCCAGTTTTTGCCGTTTGAGTAGTAAGTGATGAGCAGCGGCAGGGTTAGTAcatagaggaggtcactgatgATGAGGTTACAGGAGAAGACCACTCCAGTGCGccagttctgtctttcttttgtcagCAGCAGGACCAGAGCAAAGACATTGCCGAGAAATCCCACGCAGAATTCAACTCCATACATAGGAGGGAGCAGTTTCTTTTGAAATTCAGAGCTGCAATTCCATGATGTGTTGagcattttcctctcctctcgtccTCTGTTTGTGAACACGATGGTGAAAAATGAGCTAGAGAAGTGAACAAGTGAGTGGAGAAAAGAACAAGTTGACAATAAGTTATaagtattatatatatatatatatatatatatatatatatatatatatatgcatttctctgtctcaaggggggggggcaaagaacTTCATAaactccttccttccttccagATCCTGCAATcttttacataaaacatttaataattgAAAAGTGTTAAGCTATATCATTGTATATATTATagtcagaggtggacaaagtaaacaactccatgcTAtctcaaagtatagatactcctggtcaaatattactccaatacaagcaaaagttgttcagttcaatttttacttgagttaaagtactggagtacttgcttttaaaaatacttaagtattcaaaagtacattttctttttaacgtCATCGCATTGTtctattgttgcaacaatgcatttacagagtctcatgactctgaaacaacctactgaatgcactgacttgcttgtagaacctgtagaataaaaagcttgtggaatacgttacaaagcctatagaaacacagttgaaccaaatgcttcctctataaaagacagtgtatagcttcagttaaacaggcactaggttaactcagattggccttaaaaggataaacacgtcataatgttgtaggctaggttaattttacttctactacatagcattgtctgaaatgtgaaacagctggatgaccatcgtcaccgcttgacccccgcccccctcgtcttattgggaccgggtcctacgtgaatccgctgacctcaccaaatattactgtgtttacctgacaagattaaaacatatttctgaaaggatttgtcagtaacgttaactcagCATTTTCGCTAgttaactattagtatgcgtcagcagtggattcacacaggacccgatGTTaactttatctttatcatctttatcttccattgtagtagccatcagtaaaacctccaagttcagttgttaaaaaaatgcagcacgcacttgactgacagcattggaatagtttactgtgattgggttttcccctgtgatgaacacaatatggcctatcgcattttagaaaagaaaattccgctgacttcaaagctatgcgttaaagtataCTtataacgagtaacgagaaccttcatagaaatgtagtggagtgaaaagtacaatatttgtatttcaaatgtagtggagtaaaagtcataagtttccaaaaaaaaaaaaaataacactcaagtaaagtacagacactctaaaaatgtacttaagtacagtactcaagtaaatgtacttcgttactgtccacccctgattATAGTGTACTTGATCCGGCAAAAGTAAACTGAATATGTATCGTCTGTGGATTCATGCATGTCGGCACTTTTATATAGGGTGACcgtattttggttttcaaaaaggAGTCGGGGGCGGGGtgatgcattcccctcctaaGTTACTGGGAAATCtaagtgtatgtcacttttggttcctgtcgttgcacatgtaaggctgatgcttgacaatgcaatgtgaaactgcatctgtacttaactgccgcaATACATAGCCGGCttgtctttaataagacaaataactgcttgCATAAtgacagtggcaagatgaccttatttctttccattcgaGTTTTGGTAGCGTtacggctttcttaaggtctcttggctttTGCTGTGGCGTTAACGGCAATGGATGCGATGCAGTTGAACCactgtttatggcatgatagtgtacatgaccgtcCATTGGTGGCATGCGAGAGGGCGCGACCTAaaagaaaaggtcaaagcaatgcaaatgcacacacagtgaatggcgactgtggaaagcaaaagcggAATCCCGGACATTTCTGGCGATTTCGAAATCAAGGCCGGGAGCATTTTTTAAgtccgaaaaagaggacatgtccgggaaaaagaggacgtatggtcaCCCTATTTTATACATCACTGGCATTCAGCATAACTACATTTACACCATTTCGAAAGTTTATAATGATCTTAGGAGTGTGTTAGGCAGTGCGTTTATGTACTTCAAAAGTATTTAAAAGACGTTCATGTACACGAGGTTGCTTTTCCCATCACTAACCACATTTGGGTCACAGAGCCACAGTACTTAAACTTCCGACCACTTCCGTTATAGACAAATTAGTAGctcacccccacctctctctctctctctctcacacacacacacacacacacacatggcacacGTTCTTGAGAACCCTTGTAAGACGAATTCTCATATTTCAGAGATGTAACTACCATAAAATTCATTGGGAAACATTTTAATGCATTCTCGAGGCCTAAAAATGGACCCCCAGATTGGACTGGCTAATACAGCACTATATCCAACAAAAGGGACAGCGTTATTCCAATAGATCATAACACAAACTGACACGGAATTTTCCCTCTCTTAATTTCGCGCTGTATATAAATTGTGTGCAGAGTTGGCGAAGATAGAAAATGTGCATACAAAATGTCCTTGTTGCGCTGTCCTTAATGGATATGCTTAACTACATTATATTTAACATTCAAAGTTATGCTTTTCGATGTCCTTACTTTTAACACTGTTCGTTTTTGTCATGGTGCGGATGATTATCGCCGCTAAGACTGGCAAACCACGAGTACTGAGATCTAAATGGGAAATGAGTCAAATATGTGCTGTACGCGCACAGTGGCTCTTGTCTCGCGGGCTCCGCTATTCTCAAGCTGCAGGAGATCAAAGTCCGGTGACAGCCTGCGCTTAGCTGGACATAGGAAGTCCAAATCGGTCCACGTCCGAATGAAGCCGAAAAAAGATTTAATTCGTTAACAGGAGCAGGGGTGTTTAACGAAACTCTTCCTACAGTCGAATTCTCCTAAAACGAAACAGCCTATCTCGTCGAAGACTGTACACCTGCTTCAGTCAAGTACCTTTAGCGCCGCTGAAGTTCCTCTGTacaatttcagtaaaaaaagaCACGAAACTGTAATCGTTACTGTTGTGGTAGATTCAGAGATGTGGAGATGTACAAATATTGAGGAGTgtgactgacacactgacagttATCTCTCACTATTTAGGGAaaactcagacaaacaaacaagcaaacacatacacacacacacacacacgctgactaATACCTATCATCTACCTGAATGTAGTTTAAAACTTTATGCCAATTAAACTGAATTTCCATACCTCTCAGCGCGCTAAAGCTGTATCTTCTTATCGATGCAGGAGCGTcaattttcttcctcttcaagAAATCCCGACGCACCAGCAAGACAAGACTTGTCAGTCAAGTTCCCTCCCCTCGTGAGGACAAGTTCATGAGACGAAGTCTTTCGGTTAGACAGATCATTTTAGCGAATATATGAGTACGACGGACGCTCAATACTAGGATGCTGCTGGACCgcaattctgaaaaaaaaaaactgcaatgcaaaatgccccccctccctttttgtGCTTAAGGTGTACTGATGCAATCGCTTAGAACCAGAAGGTGAGTACAAAAATTGTAATAATTATGTTAATAATGATAAGATGTTTGAGATATCTGGTTCATGATACTATCAGTGTTGTAGGTAGTAAGTGAACCATCTCTCTAAAGTCATTCTCttgatattttatattatcAGAATGTTTCAgggtaggtttttttgttgttttcatataGTATGAGGATATTTGTTTGATAATATTAGCAGAAAATTATGTGGGCTTTATTACGTATCATTAATATTATATAACTTACACGCACCAGTTTTTTGTCACAGTGCGTGCCAGCAGTACAGTACCATCACCATCAGAGGGCGGTAGAGAAAGCACGCTGACTTATCCATGACCTGACCAATGATTCATCTGACTCCCCAGCCACATCTGCTCATCGTGCTTTCAATTTCACCTTTTTATTTGTCGGGAAAAGGCCTTTTCACATCTCTAAGCTCAGTTATGAATGACTCTAGCTTGTATCAAATGAATGATGTTCTCCAGCTCTCATTGTGACCTGCTCTGTGCAGATGTAAATTCTTCAGAATCCTTGTGTCTTTGTCCACTGTTCTCCTCTCAACTAAACTTTGCTTTGATCATTGTTTAATTAcaatctttgttttatttgaattcatgTCTTGTTCTTAGGCGCTGCAAGTGCACTCAAAGCTGGCACCATTTACAtcttctcatcctcctcttccccaTCAGTGTTTGTGACTCTCTTCTGTTTCCCAGTCACAGCTGATGACCAATAGAATTCTGAGTCTGAACAAAAAGACACATGCAGCTGGGCTTTAAATGTCCTGATGCTCCAAATGTGATGTATTTCTTGTGATATCACTATTTTTGTCTTGCATGAATTTCTATTTTCAATTTCAAAAAGTAAAGTTACAGTTCTAAGGCACATGTTGTCTGGAGAGGGCATGTCGACAGACCCAGCCAAGGTGGAGGCTATGTGCGCTTTGCTGGTTCCACAATCCGTCAAAGAGGTTGAGTGTTTTCTAGGAATGGTGGTTTGGTATCATCATTTTATCCCACATTTTACAGGCCATGCAGACCCCACTGAATGCACTTAAGAGGAAGGGGGCAATGTAAGTGTGGACAGAAAAGTGGCAGAGTGCTTTTGAAGATCTGAAACAAGCCTTATTGACTGCTCCCATTCTACTTCCCCCGAAATTTCCGCTCTCCTTTTAAAGTACAAGGTGATGCCAGCGACATTGGTTTGGGGGTGGTGCTGACCCAAGAGTTTGAAGGAATTGAGCACGTGGTGGCTTATGCCTCCTGACTGTTACGGGAGGCAGAATGGAATTACTCAGTGTCCGAGAGGGAGTGCTTGGCCGTTGTACGGGCTGTAGGTAAATGCCGCTCATTCTTGGAAGGCAGGGCTTTTTGAGGTTTTCACGGAGCATGCTGCTTCAGCCTGGGTGTTTAACCACCCAAAGCCCAATTCAAGGTTGGTGCAATGGACTATCAGGCTGCAAGATTTTGACTTTAGGGTGACTTACAGGAAAGGTCAGTGTAATGTAGTTCCTGATACGCTCTCTAGATCTCCTGTAGACCATGAGACCCTCAATTACAATATTGTGTATCAGGCCAACAAAGACACCCATGTCCTTCCTACTGGTTGGGCTGATATCGCTGCTGCCCAGAGGGAAGATCCTGAAGCTCCAGCTATCACTCGGGACCTACCAAAAATTCCCAGAGCTGATCGCATACATTTTGTACTGTGTAACAAAGGACTTTGAATAACGCCTCCGGTTTCCAGCAGCGACCAATAGCGTAAGCAGTCATTTGCTATTGGTTGTCCTTCTCTATCAGATTCGCCAATCGCAGCCACACGAGTCTCCCTAAATACCGCCGCAACAGCTGCTGACTATGTCGGCGCGAAATTCAAAAGGGAGAAGACTTGTGGGGAGACTGTGATTGTTTGTACACTTCATCGTGCAGTGCTGTTGTATTCTGCATTCATCAGAATCTTTGTCTGCATTTGGATaccaaaccacacaaacacacacagatacatacatccCCAACCAACTCTGTATACACATTGATTGTatatacatacccacacattcacacattctctaAACTTTCCACTTTCTATTTAATAAAAACCACTAAAGAAACATCTTGTCTTGCATTCTAACTGGATGCGCCATAGCGGCCACACATTCCCAGAGTCAAAAGCAAAACCAATACCTACTTGTAGTTGTGGATTACTGTAGTAAGTGGGTGGAACTCTTCCCCATGAgagaagagttaaaaaaaaaaatcatcatccTTACCAGTGAGGTCTTTACCAGGTGTGGAACCCCAGTGTACCTTGTCTCAGACAGAGGGCCTCAGTTTACCTTGTTGATGATTCACAAAGTTTGTAAGCAGTGGGGGGTGGTCCAGAAACTAACCACTGCCTACCATCTCCAAACCAACTTTATGGAGGGAATCAACTACACATTAAAGACCATGATGGCCCCTTATGTTGGCAAACATCATAAACAGTGGGACCGTTGGCTGTCAGCGTTTCAATTTGTTATAAATACAGCTTGGCAGGAATCCACAGGTTTCACCCTTGCAGAAATGGCCTCAGGCAGGAAACCGAAAAGACTGGTGCAAAGACTCCTGCATTGGACTCCCAGTCCAGATCAAGATGCCTACACTTTGTCGCAAAGGCAAACGGAGATGCTGAAGCAAGTCCAGGCAAATATGGAGAAGGCCCACCAAAAACAAGGCCGTTGTTACAGTGCCTGGCGAACACAATTGATTTCCAACCGGAGGACTTGGTGTGGGTCAGAGCCCATCCACTGTCCAGGGCCGATGCTAGTCACATGGCAAAGTTGGCCCCAAAATGGAAAGGGCCATCCATGGTCCTAAAGTGGTTAGGGTCTGTCAACTACCTGGTAGTGTTCCCTGACGGTCCAGAGCAGGGAGACACCTATCATGTAGAGAACCTGAAAACATGTTATGGCCCCAAGGTGCTCTCTtctggaggggggaggggtatGTAACCACCACAGTGGCCTGTTattacatgcatgtgtatgctCTGAAATTATGTaagatgtatatgtgtgtatatgcgtgttgCGCATGGGAAGAGTAGTATTTCCTCAAACCACTAGGTGAGAGTAGCCAGCCACTCAGGGCAGtaagagacaaaagaagaagacaggGGAGCTTGGGTGTGACTGgaagggtttgtttgtttgttagaaAAAAAACGTGTGAACCAATGGATAGGAGCTGTGTTGATAAACTTGCGTTTATTGTTCAGCACATAGAGGacttttttaaataatggaTGAATTGCCTGCCGGGAATCAGTCAAGAGGCTTACCTCCCTTTGTTTGACTGGAACCATAACTGGATTAAGTATAGTCAGCCTCATATTCATCTGTTCTACTACTCATCCATCCTTCTTCATCATCCCATTGACTGATTATTCCTCCAGTTTGGTGAGACTGTGCCCTTTTGTTCCACGTGTTGGAGATCTCTGAATAACAAGCTAATCTCACTGACTTTTGCTACCTGGGCCTCGCTATGGACATGTCATGAATCATTTGGACATTGTTTGACTGTATACTGcatattttgtaaattgtacattttttggggcggttttgttttctttgtcttcctctcacATCTGGATGATATAAGATCATCGTGCACCTCAATcctgttgtgtatattgtggtATCAACATCAAAGCCCCCTTATATTTTTGTATGGCCTTAGTTTAGGTAGAGCCTTTTCTGGTGGTTATAAGACTCTGAGACTTTTCGTCCATCTtaatcacaacacaacaaaaattttgcacacacatacaccaaagCAACTATTTGAAAAATTAATACATAATTTTTACCTAAGCATTACAGGACTCACTAAGCACTACAGAGTGCCTGAGATCCTGCATCTTCTTCAGTCTGTTCTTTACCATCTGCTGTAATTTTGTCTGTGTCCTCTCAACCTGagactgcacacagagacagtgagagacttGAGAACTGCTTTTCATTGATGCACTTTCTGTTTCACTGCTTGATCTGAATCTGAACAAAGTCAATCCTTAATGTCATAGTGATCAACAGTAACATATTTTATCAGATATAAATACTTTTTGTACATTAGGTACTGGAACATGTAGAATATGAAGGTATCAATAGTGCCTAAAAGAAGATACAGGCAACATGTTAACAGGAAGTCTGTCATCATAACAACAAAggtcactgttttctctctctccatctatctttTGTTTCTAACCTTCCTCTTGGCACTCTCCTTCTCCAAAGGAACAGTACAATGTgacctgtgtatatgtgtgtttctttcctaCAGGCAAGTAGTAATTGCCAACCAAACTGGCTTTGCATGGTGATTGTTTCACATCTTTTTCCTGAAACCTGTCCCTTATCCAATTTCTATAGTAACATGTGAACATTTTGATGAATATTGTATGATGAGCAGTTCTGAGCAGGCAGACACCTATCATGTAGAGAACCTGAAAACATATTATGGCCCCAAGgttctttcttctgtgtgtgtgtggggggggggggggggtatgaaaCTGCCTGCTAttacatgcatatgtatgctctgaaaatatttaagatgtatatgtgtgtatatgcgtgttgCACACGGGAAGAGTAGTATTTCCTCCAACCACTAAGTGAGAGTAGCCAACCACTCCtcattgttgtcatttttctgtctgtcctgtcttacAACAATGAACAACAACCATATTTCATCAGTGGTTCAAATgtgatttgttttcctttttttctgttagacATGACTTTTATGTGAAATCCCTTGAGGGACAAGCTGAAAGACCCGCCTTCTAATGCAATGTATTTTAGAGTTCAGTAGGTTTCCTGTAAACGACCAATGTATTTGATCAGAGGCAGCTTTGATTTTTCAGGATATTCTTTTGTAATCAGGTCTGACTCGTTTTTAGATCTTTTATATCTATAGTCACATATTTGCCATTAGAAGCTCAGGTTTTGAATCCTGAGaattttgttctattttattctactagaaatgaacagaatttgAGCATCATACGTAACGTTTCATAATAATGATTACATATTAATGGATATTAATTAATAACTAATTTACCAATTAGTTACTTTAATTACACCCGTGGACAATTTCCAGTGAGATAGAAGCTTACACTATGCtcttgtcacgctggtggtgtggtgcaggacccaagtgcaaagacacaatGATGTAGGTGACAAAGGAGGattttactggaactgaagatcaaaatacacgtgcaaaacaggaacaaaacagataacaaatgtgcagcataacagtgtgcactaaaacacaaacaacgatagacaatggacaaggcaaacactaggacttaaatacagagggaaactaaacagggcaaaacaggattgggtaaaactaacaaggttaataattagacaaacgggaacaggtgggggggtggagacagacagagaacaggcgcacaaagacatgccaaactaaaagtccaaaatggaggtgcaggttgtgacagagcccccccccccttaaggggcggctcccagacggcccaaaacaaaaagttcagAACAAAccaggtgggtgggggggcacacagagggatgaccgaaggtgctgctgatgggtcccctctgcggccgagcaggtggggggggttggctgGATCGGACACCGGAGCGGGCTTTCCAAACCGGGCACAGGAACGAGAACGGAGCACACCCTCCAAACAGCCTCGATGTTGGCTGAGCTGAATCGGGGAaacggcctcgggaacaggacagggcgtcagcatgggagctgaccaggacagggcgtcagcatgggagctgaccaggacagggcgtcagcatgggagctgacctgggccgggaaagcggcctcgggaacagggcaggacagcgcaccctccatggtgcgccgggcagcgcattcctcgcgctgggcagcgcaccctccatggtgcgccgggcagcgcattcctcgcgctgggcagcgcaccctccatggtgcgccgggcagcgcattcctcgcgctgggcagcgcaccctccatggtgcgccgggcagcgcattcctcgcgctgggcagcgcaccctccatggtgcgccgggcagcgcataccttgcgctgggcagcgcatccaccatggagccttcggagacaCTGCTTGAAGAGGGTGCTtcaggggattcagggtggcagagacaggagacccaggagcggacacagcccgaGAGATGGTtaggcccagcaccacagtccatgtgtaacagtgtgctctaaaacacaaacaacgatagacaaaagacaaggcaaacactagggcataaatagaagaaaaactaaacagggcaaaacaggattggttgaaactaacaaggttaataattagacaaacgggaacaggtgaggggcggagacagacagagaacacgcgcacaaagacatgtcaaactaaaagtccaaaatggaggtgcaggttgtgacagctCTTAATGCCTTCTTCTTGTCTTTGACTGCATTTTGCACCAGGAGAAGCTGGTCTTGTTCCAGATGCGGTTGAATGTTCTGTGCCAGATGTTTTCAAACCCGTGGACAATTTTTGAAACGTAGTTCTGATCTATTCTAAACAAAAGATGAAGCCGCTGCAGTCAGCTACATCTGTGTTACATCTCATGAAAATTAGGATAATGCTGTTTTGGGGAAAATCTGAAGTAAAATGTGAATATGGTGACATTCTATTCTGTGTTTATCATGTAACACATTTGCAAAGTTGTATGATACAGGTCAGGAAATTGGAAATGACTCCTTTCTGATTGGTGCAGAACCAGAGCTGAATTGGAATTACTGGAAACTGAAACTCAGTGCGATGACATTCCATAAATTCTGCAACTAAGATGTTAGTTGTACGTGTCTGGTTTTACAT encodes:
- the LOC115816274 gene encoding P2Y purinoceptor 11-like: MLNTSWNCSSEFQKKLLPPMYGVEFCVGFLGNVFALVLLLTKERQNWRTGVVFSCNLIISDLLYVLTLPLLITYYSNGKNWTFGVAACKIERFLFTCNLYVSIFFILCISVNRYIAIVHPIFTHNHVHPRHAKITSVLVWVIVAIISSPVLKYASTQLREEKNTTHCVSKIKGGEIELSHFNYRLSLTVLGFLIPLVLTFASYIGLIRVVFKNAKIRSQEKRKVALLVGSVCTLYALSFIPYHILQIHHYIPKKKTCLQYNTYQISKGLATLNMCIHPLLYMAVFDSTKTVCCGKNSVI